The genomic interval GATGCCGATTGGCAACATATCCGCATCCGGCCAAGCGCCCGAGCGTCGGAAAGGCGTCCAAGCATCGCAGCGCTCGAACATTGCCTTCAGCAGTCCCCATCGATCCCAAAAGTCGTCGGTGATACGCCAAAGATTGGCGTGCTGCATCACGTGCTCTCCGACTTCGATGGGGGTCGCTCCCGGCGAAAGGCTCAGCACCATTTCACGGCCCGTCTTGTCGATGGCATTGCGGATCGCCTCGATCTCCGCCTTCTGCACCTGGTCGTAAGGTCGTGAAATGTCGTCCACCTTCACATAGTCGACGCCCCAATCCGCATACATCTGAAATAGGGAGTCGTAGTAGGCCTGGCCCGCTTCGGTCGTCGCATCGACGCCATACATATCAGGATTCCAAGGACAAATCGATTCGACGATGCCAACATCCGCTGCCGTGGCATCCGTGTCGAGAAGCGGCGTGTTTCGCTGCACGGCCTGACGCGGGATCCCCCGCATGATATGGATGCCGAAACGCAATCCCTTCGAGTGAACGTAATCCGCCAGCGGCTTGAATCCCTTTCCACCGGCGGCCGATGGGAAACGGTTCACTGCCGGCGTAAGCCGACTGTACTCGTCCATCGAGAGTTCCGCCCCCGGAGTGTAGTGGTGTCCTTTCGCGTTGGGCTCGTACCATTGGATGTCGACCGTCAGAATGTCGTAGCCCGACGGCAAGAGAAGCTCCGCCATCGCATCCGCCTGCTCACGCGTCTGGGCTTCGGTGATCGTCGTCCCGAAAATGTCCCAGCTGTTCCAACCCAATGGCGGCTTCGGAGCGAAGTCCCAGTGGGACGGTTCGGCTGACAAGGAAGCTGCCGTCAACAGCAGGGCGCTAAAAAGAGGGAGTATCCGAGAAGTTTTCACGATGAAAATGAGCTAAGGAGTTAGGTCTGAATCGAATGGTTGAATACACTGCCGAGATAGCGAATACGCGCCATCACAAGCAGGTTTCGCAATTGTATTGAGATAACGTATACTACGTTCGCTTGCTGGAAGGGACGCTAGTCAAGGTGCACGATGCCATGCCGTATCGCCGTAATCGCCGCTTCAGTGCGATCGCGCACACCGAGTTTGAAAAACAGGGTTTTCAGGTGCGACTTCACCGTCTCATCGGAGACATGGAGGCTCTGCGCGATCTCCTTGTTGCTACGGCCTTTGATCAAGGACTCCAAAACCTCCCTCTCCCGTTCCGTCAGCAACTGGCGCTGGGAACGCTCCGCAAGACGTTCGGCAACTTGGCGGGGCAGAACGTCTTCCCCATAGAATACGCCTCTTATCGTTTCTGCGATTTCCTCCACCGACATGTCCTTGAGCAAGTAGGACTTTGCGCCCGACTGGATGGCCCGATGAATGTCCTCATCGAGGTCGTAGGTCGAAAGAACGATGATCTTCG from Pelagicoccus sp. SDUM812003 carries:
- a CDS encoding NPCBM/NEW2 domain-containing protein yields the protein MKTSRILPLFSALLLTAASLSAEPSHWDFAPKPPLGWNSWDIFGTTITEAQTREQADAMAELLLPSGYDILTVDIQWYEPNAKGHHYTPGAELSMDEYSRLTPAVNRFPSAAGGKGFKPLADYVHSKGLRFGIHIMRGIPRQAVQRNTPLLDTDATAADVGIVESICPWNPDMYGVDATTEAGQAYYDSLFQMYADWGVDYVKVDDISRPYDQVQKAEIEAIRNAIDKTGREMVLSLSPGATPIEVGEHVMQHANLWRITDDFWDRWGLLKAMFERCDAWTPFRRSGAWPDADMLPIGIIEFDRPTHFTKDEQYTLMTLWSIARSPLIFGGDMTRLDEFTLKMLTHPAMLEVNQNSVNNRQVYRKNNHIVWMADVPGSDDKYLALFNAQSEGESLDFASADYASPVIAGKGQSQEIELDITGASRLALFVTNGGDGFSWDHVVWVEPTLHGPKGTLKLTELEWVYADAGWGSPRINRTCEDKPLMVGGQLLEGIGTHSESKIIFDLPEGYERFTTKGVVTEDGSVMFAALAEETNGSTDVDTEVSVRFKDLGLSKKAKVRDLWSGEDLGTYQKVFSREIPQHGAGLYRVTPLR
- a CDS encoding response regulator transcription factor, whose translation is MSSELERAVPPEPEAQTAVTIRILVVDDHPSMRMGIISLVDSQPFMEVVAEACDGEEAIEVYDDVLPDVVLMDLRMHHMGGAEAILSICRKHPAAKIIVLSTYDLDEDIHRAIQSGAKSYLLKDMSVEEIAETIRGVFYGEDVLPRQVAERLAERSQRQLLTEREREVLESLIKGRSNKEIAQSLHVSDETVKSHLKTLFFKLGVRDRTEAAITAIRHGIVHLD